One window from the genome of Paraclostridium sordellii encodes:
- a CDS encoding rhodanese-like domain-containing protein, giving the protein MNYINIDNNKLKELVKESDTVLIDIRTKEEFEEGNILGSINIPLQNLMYDIDEIEEFKNKNVIVYCRSGHRSITACNLLEIEGFKNIYNLEKGIIEFN; this is encoded by the coding sequence ATGAATTATATAAATATAGATAATAATAAATTAAAGGAATTAGTAAAAGAATCAGATACTGTATTAATAGATATAAGAACAAAAGAAGAGTTTGAAGAAGGAAATATTTTAGGATCTATTAATATACCTCTTCAAAACTTAATGTATGATATTGATGAAATAGAGGAATTTAAAAATAAGAATGTTATTGTGTATTGTAGAAGTGGACATAGAAGTATAACTGCTTGTAATTTATTAGAAATAGAAGGATTTAAAAACATATACAATTTAGAAAAAGGAATAATTGAATTTAATTAA
- a CDS encoding DUF975 family protein, whose translation MEIGELKNLAKSQMKGNTGILIISNLIFTVLTMLIPIIQIISNTELNSVLKFIIMILVQPLFLGIAYIHYNCTLDGQVVKLADLFYGYRENLKRQGIVYVIKSMITYLMTSSLVTLATTIIMILKPNQAVVPIIMAIVIFIPSFILQTYLSQIYYIMVCNKELKGTEVLKDSMLMMRGRLIEYIGITLSFVPWLILDIFTFKLASIWVNPYKNQTLANYFNKVKKEYYKKSENVIA comes from the coding sequence TTGGAGATAGGTGAATTAAAAAACTTAGCAAAATCACAGATGAAAGGTAACACAGGAATACTAATAATTTCAAATTTAATATTTACAGTACTTACAATGTTAATACCAATAATACAGATTATATCTAACACTGAATTAAATTCAGTTTTAAAGTTTATAATAATGATATTAGTTCAGCCACTATTTTTAGGTATAGCATATATACATTATAATTGTACTTTAGATGGACAGGTTGTTAAATTAGCAGATTTATTTTATGGATACAGGGAAAACCTAAAGCGTCAAGGGATTGTATACGTAATAAAAAGTATGATAACATATTTAATGACTTCATCTTTGGTAACACTAGCAACAACTATAATCATGATACTTAAGCCTAATCAGGCAGTGGTTCCAATTATAATGGCTATAGTTATATTCATACCATCATTTATACTACAAACTTATCTTTCTCAAATATATTATATAATGGTATGCAATAAGGAACTTAAGGGAACTGAAGTTTTAAAAGATAGTATGCTAATGATGAGAGGAAGATTAATTGAATATATAGGAATAACTTTAAGCTTTGTACCTTGGTTAATATTAGATATATTTACTTTTAAATTAGCATCTATATGGGTTAACCCATATAAAAACCAAACTTTAGCAAATTATTTTAACAAAGTAAAAAAAGAATACTATAAAAAAAGCGAAAATGTTATTGCCTAA
- a CDS encoding aminopeptidase P family protein, with translation MIRGRIESLRKNMKEHGIDAYIIPSSDNHQSEYVGEFFKSRAYISGFTGSAGVLVVTMEEAGLWTDGRYFIQAESQLRDTGIKLFKMGEEGVPTTEEYIVNTMKENSVLGFDGRLISAKEGNELKEKLRSKNVSIKYEYDLVDKVWEDRPSLSGEKAFLLNIKYAGETFSSKLKRLRDEMKLKGANVHVITTLDDIAWLFNIRGRDVKYTPVVLSYALITLDEVYLFINEDKLNEEIITELSKENVIIKPYDSIYEFVKSINLDEKILLDENKVSYSIYNNLPREVKKINGFNPTMNFKAVKNNIELENIRNSHLKDGVAFTKFMYWLKTNIGKIEISEISASEKLEELRREQEGFIEPSFATIAGYRDHAAMMHYSATKESDYKLEPKDLFLIDSGGQYYDGTTDITRTIALGEISSELKKHFTAVVRGMIDLSMAKFLYGVKGYNLDILARRPMWNIGLDYKCGTGHGVGFLGTIHEAPNGFRWRINPQRLETATLEEGMVTTNEPGIYIEGSHGIRIENELITKKAEKNEYGQFMEFEVVTFAPIDIDAIDVNDLNREEREYLNNYHKLVYKNISPYLEEDEVQWLKNYTKEI, from the coding sequence ATGATAAGGGGAAGAATAGAAAGTCTAAGAAAGAACATGAAAGAACATGGTATAGATGCTTATATAATACCATCTTCTGATAACCACCAAAGTGAATATGTTGGAGAATTTTTTAAATCAAGAGCATATATATCAGGATTTACAGGTTCAGCAGGGGTATTAGTTGTGACTATGGAAGAAGCAGGATTATGGACAGATGGTAGATATTTCATACAAGCAGAAAGTCAGTTAAGAGATACTGGAATTAAGCTTTTTAAAATGGGAGAAGAAGGAGTTCCTACTACTGAAGAATATATAGTTAATACTATGAAGGAAAACTCAGTGTTAGGGTTTGATGGTAGATTAATATCTGCAAAAGAAGGTAACGAGTTAAAAGAAAAGCTAAGAAGTAAAAATGTTAGCATAAAATATGAATATGATTTAGTAGATAAAGTTTGGGAGGATAGACCTTCATTATCAGGTGAAAAAGCATTTTTATTAAATATTAAGTATGCAGGAGAAACTTTTAGTTCTAAATTAAAAAGACTGAGAGATGAAATGAAGTTAAAAGGTGCAAATGTACATGTTATAACAACCCTTGATGATATAGCTTGGTTATTTAATATTAGAGGGAGAGATGTAAAATACACTCCAGTTGTTTTATCTTATGCATTAATAACTTTAGATGAAGTTTATTTATTTATAAATGAAGATAAATTAAATGAAGAGATAATAACTGAGCTATCAAAAGAAAATGTAATAATAAAGCCTTATGACAGTATATATGAATTTGTTAAATCAATAAATTTAGATGAAAAAATATTATTAGATGAAAATAAAGTTAGTTATTCAATATATAATAATTTACCGAGAGAAGTCAAAAAGATAAATGGATTTAATCCTACTATGAACTTCAAAGCAGTAAAAAATAATATAGAATTAGAAAATATAAGAAACAGCCATTTAAAAGATGGTGTAGCATTTACCAAGTTTATGTATTGGCTAAAAACGAATATAGGTAAAATCGAAATTTCTGAAATTAGTGCATCTGAAAAATTAGAGGAATTAAGACGTGAACAGGAAGGATTTATAGAACCTAGTTTTGCCACTATAGCAGGATATAGAGACCATGCAGCTATGATGCATTATAGTGCTACAAAAGAAAGCGATTATAAATTAGAGCCTAAAGATTTATTTTTAATAGACTCAGGTGGCCAATATTATGATGGAACTACAGATATAACTAGAACAATTGCACTTGGAGAGATAAGTAGTGAGCTTAAAAAACATTTTACAGCTGTTGTTAGGGGTATGATAGATTTATCAATGGCTAAATTTTTATATGGGGTAAAAGGATATAATTTAGATATATTAGCAAGAAGACCAATGTGGAATATAGGATTAGATTATAAATGTGGAACAGGACATGGAGTAGGTTTCTTAGGTACTATTCATGAGGCACCAAATGGATTTAGATGGAGAATAAATCCTCAAAGATTAGAAACAGCAACTCTTGAAGAAGGAATGGTAACAACTAATGAACCAGGAATATATATAGAAGGTTCTCATGGAATAAGAATAGAAAATGAATTAATTACTAAAAAAGCAGAAAAAAATGAATATGGTCAATTTATGGAGTTTGAAGTTGTAACATTTGCTCCAATTGATATAGATGCAATTGACGTAAATGATCTAAATAGAGAAGAGAGGGAGTATTTAAATAATTATCATAAGTTAGTTTATAAAAATATATCTCCTTATTTAGAAGAAGATGAAGTTCAATGGTTAAAGAATTATACTAAAGAAATTTAA
- a CDS encoding MATE family efflux transporter, translated as MKDLTVGKESKCIFNFALPMLIGSLFQQLYNTADSIIVGRFVGKSAMAAVSGANPIMFLLTSFLMGITLGFSILISQYYGFKNMEKVKSAIDTTYVFIFIASFFITFIGVFFSGKILEIMNTPSEIFDLSKGYLIIIFAGTLFSTGYNSICAILRGLGDSTNPLYFLIIATILNIILDIVFIIYFNMGVNGVALATIIAQAVAFIFSVLYLNRKHEVLKIKVRNLKYDLEIFKTGLKLGLPSAIQQTLFSIGNITLQSLVNSYGTSAMAAFGAGSKIETFISLPIMNLGSAVSTFVAQNIGANKVDRVKKGVKSSINMSLSISLFVIIIFFLFKENLIKLFNTDPEVVSIGCRYLLTIGPFFFLIGTSFMLTSAIRGAGASMFAMISSMISLWIARIPASYLLSSFYGVNGIWMGIPIGWCVGLIVTGIYYKKGYWKNKAVVNINSKNKINPEFASTKSD; from the coding sequence ATGAAAGATTTAACAGTTGGAAAAGAAAGTAAATGTATTTTTAACTTTGCTCTACCAATGCTTATTGGAAGTTTGTTTCAACAGCTATACAATACAGCAGACAGCATAATAGTAGGAAGATTTGTTGGTAAAAGTGCGATGGCAGCAGTTTCTGGTGCAAATCCAATAATGTTTTTATTAACATCTTTTTTAATGGGAATAACTTTAGGCTTTTCTATTTTAATATCTCAATACTATGGATTTAAAAATATGGAAAAAGTAAAATCCGCAATAGATACCACTTATGTATTTATATTTATCGCATCATTTTTTATAACTTTTATAGGAGTATTTTTTAGTGGTAAAATTCTTGAAATTATGAACACCCCAAGTGAAATTTTTGATCTTTCCAAAGGATATCTTATCATTATATTTGCAGGAACATTATTCTCAACTGGATACAATTCAATTTGCGCAATTTTAAGAGGCCTTGGAGATTCCACTAACCCTTTATATTTTTTAATAATTGCTACAATATTAAATATTATCCTAGATATAGTATTCATAATTTATTTTAATATGGGAGTAAATGGAGTTGCCTTAGCTACTATAATAGCTCAAGCAGTTGCATTTATATTTAGCGTATTATATCTTAATAGAAAACACGAGGTCTTAAAAATTAAAGTTAGAAATCTTAAATATGACTTAGAAATTTTTAAGACAGGTTTAAAATTAGGATTGCCTTCAGCTATACAACAAACTCTTTTTTCTATTGGTAATATAACTCTTCAATCTTTAGTTAATAGCTATGGAACTTCTGCAATGGCTGCCTTTGGTGCTGGTTCTAAAATAGAAACTTTTATTTCACTACCTATTATGAATTTAGGTAGTGCCGTATCAACTTTTGTAGCTCAAAATATTGGTGCAAATAAGGTGGATAGAGTTAAAAAAGGAGTAAAATCATCTATAAATATGTCACTTTCAATTTCTTTGTTTGTTATTATTATATTTTTCTTATTTAAAGAAAATCTAATTAAATTATTTAATACCGATCCTGAAGTTGTTTCTATAGGTTGCCGTTACTTACTTACTATAGGCCCATTCTTCTTCCTTATAGGTACTTCATTTATGTTAACTAGTGCAATTAGAGGTGCCGGTGCCTCAATGTTTGCAATGATTAGTTCTATGATATCTTTATGGATTGCCAGAATACCAGCTTCCTATTTACTATCCTCTTTTTATGGAGTTAACGGCATATGGATGGGTATTCCTATTGGTTGGTGTGTTGGTTTAATAGTTACTGGAATTTACTATAAAAAGGGTTATTGGAAAAACAAAGCTGTAGTAAATATTAATAGTAAAAATAAAATAAACCCAGAATTCGCATCTACTAAGTCTGATTAA
- a CDS encoding GNAT family N-acetyltransferase: MDSYIVKIAEVEDIKSIIDLIYETELNPNYEWGYGTEADQKEKLNILLNTTNTRFKLNNILVCKKENQFCGFILSLGGKNIKKETLVSDFNLIKMEKKLNFKFKFLLDTICYIFYKECAKNEYYISNIAVKKEFRGMGIAHKLLYSSYELAKNKGYNKIVLHANNDRLVDYYKNFGFKIDDLKSKKMTKDL, translated from the coding sequence TTGGATTCATATATTGTAAAAATTGCTGAAGTAGAAGATATTAAAAGTATAATTGATTTGATTTATGAAACAGAGTTAAATCCAAATTATGAATGGGGTTATGGTACAGAAGCAGATCAAAAAGAAAAGCTTAATATCCTTTTAAATACTACTAATACTAGATTTAAATTAAACAATATCCTTGTTTGTAAAAAAGAAAATCAGTTTTGTGGATTTATATTATCTTTGGGTGGAAAAAACATAAAAAAAGAAACACTTGTATCAGATTTTAATCTTATTAAAATGGAAAAAAAACTTAATTTTAAATTTAAATTTTTATTAGATACTATTTGTTATATTTTTTATAAAGAGTGTGCTAAAAATGAATATTATATATCTAATATAGCTGTAAAAAAAGAATTTAGAGGAATGGGTATAGCTCATAAGTTATTATATTCAAGTTATGAGCTCGCTAAAAACAAAGGTTATAATAAGATTGTTCTTCATGCTAATAACGATAGACTTGTTGATTATTATAAAAATTTTGGATTTAAAATTGATGATTTAAAATCAAAAAAAATGACTAAGGATTTATAA
- a CDS encoding peptide MFS transporter, giving the protein MANTTSSPAKHPKGLYTCGLTFTFERFAYYGSKTLLLLFLAEMVAKGGLGIDYADATAIAANLAAFTYLAPIFGGMICDRWIGARYCVIIGSVIMAAGYALGYFATSVIWVHAMIILISIGTGFFKGNLNALVGELYDDNTRKDAAFSILYTFVNLGSFIGSLTIGILYTKTFAVIDNGHLVEYGFRQCFMLAAIVMLLGGLLFTCTMKYLGEAGKYPQKMLDKQVGKTNSGKAGKTGKTGKTGDRPLTKREKDRVKVIFILSFFSIFFWVFYNQAGSSLTLYMKDYVNMYVGSFEIPVMWIETALNGFLCVALGPVMAAIWTKLSKREKGDLSMAQKIALGYAFLAVAFGFVIAAEFVRGVGSPATVKASVLWLVFFVIFQTIGEMCFSPLGNSLVSKIAPAKYLSLLMGVWACATFFANKAAGYVQMIIDKMGLMQTFIAIPVILIVGVFIILTFNKKLTNMIGDDESSDEVIA; this is encoded by the coding sequence ATGGCAAATACAACATCTTCGCCTGCGAAGCATCCTAAAGGATTGTATACTTGTGGGTTAACTTTTACTTTTGAAAGATTCGCATATTACGGATCTAAAACATTACTGTTATTATTTTTAGCAGAAATGGTAGCAAAGGGTGGTCTAGGTATAGACTATGCTGATGCAACAGCTATAGCAGCAAATTTAGCAGCATTTACTTATTTAGCACCTATATTTGGGGGAATGATATGTGATAGATGGATAGGAGCTAGATATTGTGTAATTATAGGTTCGGTTATAATGGCAGCAGGGTATGCATTAGGATACTTTGCAACTAGTGTAATTTGGGTTCATGCAATGATAATTTTAATTTCGATAGGTACTGGTTTCTTTAAGGGAAATTTAAATGCACTAGTAGGGGAACTATATGATGATAACACTAGAAAAGATGCAGCGTTTTCAATATTATATACATTTGTTAATTTAGGTTCATTTATAGGATCTTTAACTATAGGTATATTATATACAAAAACTTTTGCGGTTATAGATAATGGTCATTTAGTTGAATATGGATTTAGACAATGTTTTATGTTGGCAGCTATAGTTATGCTTTTAGGTGGATTATTATTTACATGTACTATGAAGTATTTAGGGGAAGCTGGAAAATATCCTCAAAAAATGCTTGATAAGCAAGTTGGAAAAACTAACAGTGGTAAAGCTGGAAAAACTGGAAAAACTGGAAAAACTGGAGATAGACCTTTAACTAAGAGAGAAAAAGATAGAGTAAAAGTAATATTCATATTATCATTTTTCTCAATTTTCTTCTGGGTGTTTTATAACCAAGCAGGTTCTTCATTAACTTTATATATGAAAGATTATGTAAACATGTATGTAGGAAGCTTTGAGATACCTGTAATGTGGATAGAAACTGCATTAAATGGATTTTTATGTGTAGCTTTAGGACCTGTTATGGCAGCTATATGGACTAAATTATCTAAAAGAGAAAAGGGCGATTTAAGTATGGCTCAAAAAATCGCTTTAGGATATGCATTTTTAGCAGTAGCATTTGGATTTGTTATAGCGGCTGAATTTGTAAGAGGAGTAGGATCACCTGCTACTGTTAAGGCTAGTGTTTTATGGTTAGTATTCTTTGTAATATTCCAAACAATAGGAGAAATGTGTTTCTCTCCACTTGGAAACTCATTAGTAAGCAAAATAGCACCAGCTAAATATTTATCATTACTTATGGGAGTTTGGGCATGTGCTACATTCTTTGCAAATAAAGCAGCAGGATATGTACAAATGATAATAGACAAGATGGGTCTTATGCAAACATTTATAGCAATACCTGTAATATTAATAGTTGGAGTATTTATAATCTTAACATTTAATAAAAAGTTAACTAATATGATTGGCGATGACGAAAGTTCAGATGAAGTTATTGCTTAG
- a CDS encoding ribonuclease Z, whose protein sequence is MIDITLLGCGGSMPTPDRYLSSTLISYRGRKILIDCGEGTQVSMKIVNSGFKSIDYICITHIHGDHIIGLPGLLSTIGNSGREEPLTIIGPEGIKEAVDAFMVIVRDLPYELRVIENPKEDIIVNNNYICKDIIISTLEVDHSTPCIAYSFYIKRKAKFDLEKAISNNVPKELWNKLQNGRDIRVEDTLYTKDMVMGQPRKGLKVSLVTDTRPNKAIEQFVKNSDLLICEGMYGDNSDIDRAIKNKHMVFSESANIAKDSQSEMLLLTHYSPILKDPSIYIENATNIFENTILGMDRLNINLVFKE, encoded by the coding sequence ATGATAGATATAACTTTATTAGGGTGTGGAGGAAGTATGCCTACACCAGATAGATATCTTTCTTCAACACTTATAAGTTATAGAGGAAGAAAAATACTAATTGATTGTGGAGAGGGAACACAGGTTTCTATGAAGATTGTAAATTCTGGATTTAAATCTATTGACTACATTTGTATAACTCATATACATGGAGACCATATAATAGGATTACCTGGATTATTATCGACTATTGGAAATAGTGGAAGAGAAGAACCCCTCACAATAATAGGACCAGAAGGTATAAAAGAAGCGGTAGATGCCTTTATGGTAATAGTAAGAGATCTTCCATATGAATTAAGAGTTATAGAAAATCCAAAGGAAGATATAATTGTAAATAACAATTATATTTGTAAAGATATTATAATATCAACACTAGAGGTAGATCACTCAACACCTTGCATAGCTTATAGCTTTTATATAAAGCGAAAGGCTAAGTTTGACTTAGAAAAAGCTATTTCGAACAATGTTCCAAAAGAACTTTGGAATAAACTTCAAAATGGAAGAGATATAAGAGTTGAAGATACATTATATACAAAAGACATGGTTATGGGACAACCTAGGAAAGGATTAAAAGTAAGTCTTGTAACAGACACAAGACCTAATAAAGCTATTGAACAATTTGTAAAAAACAGTGATTTATTAATATGTGAAGGTATGTATGGTGATAATAGTGATATAGATAGAGCTATAAAAAATAAACATATGGTTTTTAGTGAAAGTGCAAATATTGCAAAAGACTCTCAATCAGAAATGCTTTTATTAACTCATTATAGCCCTATATTAAAAGATCCAAGTATTTATATAGAAAATGCAACTAATATATTTGAAAATACTATATTAGGAATGGATAGATTAAATATAAACTTAGTATTTAAAGAATAG
- a CDS encoding Gfo/Idh/MocA family protein: MKKITVAIIGAGARGMYAYAPYFKQHEELGRVVAVAEPHDTRREICVKEHSIDEKNIFRSWEDLLKEDKLADAIIIANNDESHYEPTKLALEKGYHVLLEKPMSNKLEDIVRLGELAKQYQNQVFMICHVLRYTTFFSKLKEIVESKELGDLVSVQHNENIGYWHFAHSFTRGNWRNSNETSPLILAKSCHDMDILLWLTGKKCKNISSFGHLTHMRDKNFKDGMADRCLDCKVEEKCPYSAKKLYLSENPIFAKVVHPKPTKKNLEIALKTGPYGRCVYKCDNNVVDHMVTILEFEDDITATFNLSAFTEDCNRTIKLMFTHGEVGGNHIKNTIEVKKFEHFGQNTIKTIIPEEVEGGHGGGDYGIMKEFVKLVAENGGEGRTSATKSVESHIMAFAAEYSRLNKEVVNIDKFWNEAIGKL; encoded by the coding sequence ATGAAAAAAATTACTGTGGCTATAATTGGTGCTGGAGCAAGAGGAATGTATGCTTATGCACCATATTTTAAACAACATGAGGAACTAGGGCGAGTAGTTGCTGTTGCAGAGCCTCATGATACAAGAAGAGAGATATGCGTTAAAGAACATAGTATAGATGAAAAAAATATATTTAGAAGTTGGGAAGATTTATTAAAAGAAGATAAATTAGCAGATGCTATAATAATTGCTAATAATGATGAATCCCATTATGAGCCTACTAAACTTGCACTTGAAAAAGGATATCATGTACTTCTTGAAAAACCTATGTCAAATAAATTAGAAGATATAGTAAGATTAGGAGAACTTGCTAAGCAATACCAAAATCAAGTATTTATGATTTGCCATGTACTTAGATATACTACTTTTTTTTCTAAATTAAAAGAAATCGTTGAAAGCAAAGAACTAGGAGACTTAGTAAGTGTACAACACAATGAAAATATAGGATATTGGCACTTTGCACATTCGTTCACTAGAGGTAATTGGAGAAATAGCAATGAAACAAGTCCTTTGATACTTGCAAAGAGCTGTCATGATATGGATATATTATTATGGCTAACAGGTAAAAAGTGTAAAAATATATCATCTTTTGGTCATTTAACCCATATGAGAGATAAAAACTTTAAAGATGGAATGGCTGATAGATGTCTTGACTGTAAAGTAGAAGAGAAATGTCCATATTCAGCAAAGAAATTATACTTATCAGAAAATCCTATATTTGCAAAAGTTGTACATCCTAAACCAACAAAGAAAAATTTAGAAATAGCTTTGAAAACAGGACCTTATGGAAGATGCGTATATAAGTGTGATAATAATGTAGTAGACCATATGGTAACTATTCTTGAATTTGAAGATGATATAACAGCCACTTTTAATTTATCGGCATTTACAGAAGATTGTAATAGAACTATAAAGTTAATGTTTACACATGGAGAAGTTGGAGGAAACCATATTAAAAATACAATAGAAGTTAAAAAATTTGAACATTTTGGACAAAATACAATAAAAACTATAATACCTGAAGAAGTTGAAGGTGGTCATGGCGGTGGAGACTATGGAATAATGAAAGAGTTTGTGAAATTAGTTGCTGAAAATGGAGGTGAAGGAAGGACTAGTGCAACTAAGTCTGTTGAAAGTCATATAATGGCATTTGCAGCAGAATATTCAAGATTAAACAAAGAAGTAGTTAATATAGATAAATTCTGGAATGAAGCTATAGGAAAATTGTAA
- a CDS encoding helix-turn-helix domain-containing protein, which yields MDNIDIGEKISHLRKEKNLSIRDLAKLADVTPSLLSQLERGLSNPSLNTIKAISKALDVPLFSFFIDEVNNKDLIVRKDSRRKVIFTKNNDIVFEILSPESANSVEFAIVNLIPYSQISNELMSHKSIELAYVLEGKIKIYIEDDEFILESGDSVTLPPGTNHRWENPFNEQAKIIFSINFK from the coding sequence ATGGATAATATAGATATAGGTGAAAAAATATCACATCTAAGAAAAGAAAAAAACTTAAGTATCAGAGACTTAGCTAAACTAGCAGATGTTACTCCATCTTTATTAAGTCAATTAGAAAGAGGTTTATCAAATCCATCATTAAACACTATAAAGGCCATATCTAAGGCTTTGGATGTTCCATTGTTTTCATTTTTTATTGATGAAGTTAATAACAAAGATTTAATTGTAAGAAAAGATTCTAGGCGTAAAGTAATATTTACTAAAAATAACGATATAGTCTTTGAGATTCTTTCTCCTGAATCTGCCAATTCTGTTGAATTTGCAATAGTAAATTTAATACCATACTCTCAAATATCAAATGAGTTAATGTCTCATAAATCAATAGAACTTGCATACGTCTTAGAAGGAAAAATAAAAATTTATATAGAAGATGATGAATTTATATTAGAATCTGGAGATAGTGTAACTCTTCCTCCTGGCACAAATCATAGATGGGAAAACCCATTTAACGAACAAGCCAAAATTATATTTTCTATAAATTTCAAATAA
- a CDS encoding aminopeptidase P family protein, whose translation MIKERLAKLREYMSEKNIDAYIIPSSDNHQSEYVGDHFKCREFISGFTGSAGTVVVTMEEAGLWTDGRYFIQAEKELEGSTIKLFKMGEEGVPTTEEYLYESLKEGKTLGFDGRVICAKEGINLEKKLAKKNIKIVYDYDLVGMIWNDRPDLSTAKAFLLDVKYAGETFSSKLNRVRESMKEKNANVHVITTLDDIAWLFNIRGGDVKFNPVVLSYALITLDKVYLFLDKSKLNEEILNELSKENVEIKPYNDIYEFIKTLDKNDKILLDSTKINYAILNNIPSEVEKVDEFNPTMFMKAQKNPIELENIRNSHVKDGVAFTKFMYWLKNNVGKIEISELSASKKLEDLRREQEGFIEPSFGTIAGYRDHAAMMHYSATKESDAKLEASDLFLIDSGGQYFDGTTDITRTIALGKINDELKKHFTAVARGMINLSMAKFLYGVRGYNLDILARRPMWNMGIDYKCGTGHGIGFLLNVHEAPNGFRWRIIPDRFDSAVLEEGMVTTNEPGIYVEGSHGIRTENELVVRKAEKNEYGQFMEFEVVTLAPIDLDAIDPEEMNKEEKAYLNWYHELVYNKVSPFLTEDEKAWLKEYTKAI comes from the coding sequence ATGATCAAAGAAAGACTAGCTAAACTTAGAGAATACATGAGTGAAAAAAATATTGATGCTTACATAATACCATCATCAGATAATCATCAGAGTGAATATGTAGGAGATCATTTTAAATGTAGAGAGTTTATATCAGGGTTTACAGGATCAGCAGGTACTGTAGTAGTAACTATGGAAGAAGCCGGACTATGGACTGATGGTAGATATTTTATACAAGCTGAAAAAGAGTTAGAAGGAAGTACTATAAAGCTATTTAAAATGGGAGAAGAAGGTGTTCCTACTACTGAGGAGTATTTATATGAATCTCTAAAAGAAGGTAAAACATTAGGCTTTGATGGTAGAGTTATATGTGCAAAAGAAGGAATTAATTTAGAAAAAAAATTAGCTAAGAAGAATATAAAAATAGTTTATGATTATGATTTAGTTGGTATGATATGGAATGATAGACCTGATTTATCAACAGCTAAAGCATTTTTATTAGATGTTAAATATGCAGGGGAAACATTTAGTTCTAAATTAAATAGAGTAAGAGAATCTATGAAAGAAAAAAATGCAAATGTTCATGTTATAACAACATTAGATGATATAGCATGGTTATTTAATATAAGAGGAGGAGATGTTAAATTTAATCCTGTAGTATTATCTTATGCATTAATAACATTAGATAAAGTTTACTTATTTTTAGATAAAAGCAAATTAAATGAAGAAATATTAAATGAGTTATCAAAAGAAAATGTAGAAATTAAACCTTACAATGATATATATGAATTTATAAAAACTTTAGATAAAAATGATAAAATACTTCTTGATTCAACTAAAATAAACTATGCTATATTAAATAATATACCAAGTGAAGTTGAGAAAGTAGATGAATTTAACCCTACAATGTTTATGAAAGCTCAAAAAAATCCAATTGAGTTAGAAAATATAAGAAATAGCCATGTAAAAGATGGGGTAGCATTTACTAAATTTATGTATTGGCTAAAAAATAATGTAGGAAAAATAGAAATATCTGAATTAAGTGCATCTAAAAAATTAGAAGATTTAAGACGTGAACAAGAAGGGTTTATAGAACCAAGTTTTGGAACTATAGCAGGATATAGAGATCATGCAGCTATGATGCATTATAGTGCAACAAAGGAAAGTGATGCTAAACTAGAAGCAAGTGACTTATTCTTAATAGATTCAGGTGGACAGTATTTTGATGGAACTACAGATATAACTAGAACTATAGCTTTAGGAAAAATAAATGATGAGCTTAAAAAACATTTTACAGCTGTTGCTAGAGGGATGATAAATCTTTCAATGGCTAAATTCTTATATGGAGTTAGAGGATATAACTTAGACATATTAGCAAGAAGACCAATGTGGAATATGGGTATAGATTATAAGTGTGGGACAGGTCATGGTATAGGATTCTTATTGAATGTTCATGAAGCACCAAACGGATTTAGATGGAGAATAATTCCAGATAGATTTGATAGTGCTGTTTTAGAAGAAGGAATGGTAACAACTAATGAGCCGGGAATATATGTAGAAGGTTCTCACGGAATAAGAACTGAAAATGAGTTAGTTGTTAGAAAAGCAGAAAAAAATGAATATGGACAATTTATGGAGTTTGAAGTTGTTACTCTTGCTCCAATAGATTTAGATGCTATAGATCCAGAAGAAATGAATAAAGAAGAAAAAGCATACTTAAATTGGTATCACGAATTAGTATACAATAAGGTATCACCATTCTTAACAGAGGATGAAAAGGCTTGGTTAAAAGAATATACTAAAGCAATATAA